Below is a genomic region from Rhinoraja longicauda isolate Sanriku21f chromosome 34, sRhiLon1.1, whole genome shotgun sequence.
CGTGTCACTGCTCTCTCTGTGAGGCTGTGGGCGGCTCTTAGAAGAGCCTTTTGTTTTGTGTTCGAATAAAGGGGTAGTTATTTAGCCGCCGAACCCGTAGAGTGCGGCCCTGGCGTTTCAgagcgtacaccacatccatggcaGTGACCGTCTTGCGCTTGGCGTGCTCGGTGTAGGTGACCGCGTCCCTGATCACATTCTCCAGGAAAACCTTCAGCACCCCGCGGGTCTCCTCGTAGATCAGACCCGAGATCCGCTTGACCCCGCCACGCCGAGCCAGGCGGCGGATGGCTGGCTTGGTGATACCCTGGATGTTATCGCGAAGCACTTTTCGGTGCCGCTTTGCTCCGCCTTTGCCCAGACCTTTGCCTCCTTTCCCTCGGCCAGACATGATGCTGATTCACTTGAGTCGCTGCTCAATGATAAACTGACTGCTGTTGTCTCCTTTTATACACAGCGCCCCGACCTGCCCGAgatatgcagagagagagagagaggcggagagaggaggagacaaCGTGACAGACAGCACCCTCTCATATTCCAGCTCCACGCCCCAGATTCCTGAAACCAATTTCCAACGGTTAGTCGCCAATCGATCCGAAAATTAGCGCTCCGGACAAACTTTCAGAGACAGGCATTCCGCGGGAAGTCACTCAGTGGTATTATCGCTGTGTCAAATTAATTTGTCTCCTTCCTGTTCATTCTCGGAGTCCGTTCCCTCTGCCCATATCGCCCACCCCACGCGGTTCAGCAGTTTACAGTCGCTTTAAAGGATGATTTTGGGAAACATACCGAGTTGGTGCTTGGGCTGAGACGGGGATTCTGTCAGTGTTACCGTCTCGCTGACAATGAAAGTCTTTGAATTCGAAGCCAAACGTATGCCCAGTCCGAGTGATGCTGAGCCCGGTCACACCATTTAGTTGTATTCCAGATACTGGAtaccgggggggaggggtgggggatgtcAGCGAGTTACGAGGGACCCCCGGTAATTTAAATGATTCCCCCCCTGACACTGAGCTTGTCCCGGGACAGGGATCGCTTGGGTCTGGATCAGCTCTTTCCTGAGAGATGTGGGTGGCTCTGAGAAGAGCCGTTGGGTTCAGGTCTTTACAATGTTCgttttttaattcactttttggTCGCTGCCTTCTTCGATTTCACCGATTTCGGCTTCGCCGGTCGTTTTACTGGCTTCTTTGCTGCCTTTTTCACTGCGACCTTTTTGGGTGTTATTGGCGATGCCTTCTTGGGCGATACTTTCTTCGCCGCCGTTTTTTTAGCCTCTGGTTTCTTGGCCCCAACTTTCTTGGCGGGAGATTTCTTCACCGTTGGTTTCTTGGTGGTAGTTTTTGCCAGTGATTTCTTGATCGGGGTTTTCTTGGCCGTCGGTTTCTTGCTCTTGGATGTCTTGGCTGCAGGAACCTTCGCTTTCTTTATCGGTTTCACGGCGGCTTCTCCCTTACCGGTCTTGAAGGAGCCCTTGTTCTGAACCAGGACACCGTTTGCTACTCTCTTCCTGATGCACAACAGGATCAGGCGGCGGGACTTCATCAGATCGACGCCTTCGGCCCCCAGACCCTTCTTTATCGCAAATAAAGACATCCCTCGGCGATCGTGGCAATCCGCCACAAGTTTGTCGATCCGGCCGCCCAGATTGGGACCGGCTGCCTTGCTCCGGGCGGCCGCCCTCTTCTTCTTGGGAGCCTTGGTTTTAGCGGCGGGGACGGCTTGAGGAGCCGCTTCGGCGGCTGCGGTCTCGGTCATGTCGGCGACTTTGCACAAGCTCTCTCTGACACTCAGGACTGTGTGAGAAATGAAGCGAGTGGCGGCGGCACAGAGCAACTTAAAGGCAGCGAGCGGACGGGGCGGAGACATCCTGCTGTCAGCTCCCGGCCCCTCC
It encodes:
- the LOC144609518 gene encoding uncharacterized protein LOC144609518; the protein is MSPPRPLAAFKLLCAAATRFISHTVLSVRESLCKVADMTETAAAEAAPQAVPAAKTKAPKKKRAAARSKAAGPNLGGRIDKLVADCHDRRGMSLFAIKKGLGAEGVDLMKSRRLILLCIRKRVANGVLVQNKGSFKTGKGEAAVKPIKKAKVPAAKTSKSKKPTAKKTPIKKSLAKTTTKKPTVKKSPAKKVGAKKPEAKKTAAKKVSPKKASPITPKKVAVKKAAKKPVKRPAKPKSVKSKKAATKK